The following coding sequences lie in one Salmo salar chromosome ssa13, Ssal_v3.1, whole genome shotgun sequence genomic window:
- the foxp3b gene encoding forkhead box P3b isoform X1, whose amino-acid sequence MPQTESERLKSGRLNSGRQQQQRDRRGEHGEEPDTRTKPNDSFSPRLYARTSVTQMGFPLMIRPGRPLMASSQLQSILLQQCSSEEEGKPFLQRVSRCTQLSQHRPSVLRQGVLAAHVRPQAAAGSAQPISLCKVEVDTGSRGQSSPPHSEHSPGPTRHPSPLRRASPKQSSIITRHHEPGHPTLRSSSALFLNGLCCWPGCDAVFEEFPRFLKHLHSDHGHGDRSIAQWRVQQDMVQYMETQLTVEKQRLFAMQLHLHLSEHKSTGMKAGSDWPYSHSLALVLPQNPSPARAADGVPRCATKEPEELAQQEYWPAAAPHHLLPDLVPSVECYKYNNIRPPYTYACLIRWSIMETPDKQRSLNDIYNWFTTMFFYFRHNTATWKNAVRHNLSLHKCFVRVEGGKGAVWTVDEMEYQRRKGQKYHRDHHVKWLAPFSLFRPEEP is encoded by the exons ATGCCACAGACTGAGAGTGAGAGGTTGAAGAGTGGGCGGCTGAACAGTggtagacagcagcagcagcgagaTCGGCGGGGTGAACACGGAGAGGAGCCAGACACACGTACCAAGCCAAATGATTCTTTCTCACCTCGGCTCTATGCTCGTACCTCTGTTACTCAG ATGGGTTTCCCATTGATGATTAGACCTGGACGTCCACTTATGGCCTCATCTCAGCTCCAAAGCATACTGTTACAGCAG TGTTCcagtgaggaggaggggaaacCGTTCCTGCAGCGGGTGTCTCGGTGCACCCAGCTGAGCCAGCACAGACCCTCTGTCCTCCGCCAGGGTGTCCTAGCTGCCCACGTACGACCACAGG CAGCGGCCGGTTCAGCTCAACCCATATCACTGTGCAAGGTGGAGGTGGACACAGGGAGCCGTGGACAGTCCTCACCCCCACACTCTGAGCACTCTCCTGGGCCCACTCGTCACCCCTCGCCCCTGAGGAGAGCCAGTCCTAAGCAGAGCTCCATCATCACCAGGCATCATGA GCCAGGTCACCCAACCCTACGGAGCTCCAGTGCTCTGTTTCTCAACGGACTCTGCTGCTGGCCAGGCTGCGATGCGGTATTTGAAGAATTTCCCCGTTTTTTGAA ACACCTCCACTCTGACCATGGCCATGGAGACAGAAGCATTGCACAGTGGAGGGTACAACAAGACATGGTGCAATACATGGAGACCCAG CTGACTGTGGAAAAACAGAGACTCTTTGCAATGCAACTCCATCTGCACCTGTCTGAACACAAGTCAACTGGCATG aAGGCAGGTTCAGATTGGCCCTACAGCCACAGCCTGGCACTAGTCCTGCCCCAGAACCCTTCCCCGGCCCGGGCAGCAGATGGAGTGCCACGCTGCGCCACTAAAGAGCCAGAGGAGCTGGCACAGCAGGAGTATTGGCCCGCTGCCGCTCCCCACCACCTACTCCCAG ATCTTGTCCCGAGTGTTGAGTGTTACAAATACAACAACATCCGGCCTCCGTACACCTACGCCTGCCTGATAAGATGG TCTATAATGGAGACTCCAGACAAGCAGCGCTCTCTGAATGACATCTACAACTGGTTCACCACCATGTTCTTCTACTTCCGACACAACACGGCCACATGGAAG AACGCTGTCCGTCATAATCTTAGCTTGCACAAGTGTTTTGTGCGAGTGGAGGGAGGCAAGGGGGCTGTCTGGACAGTGGATGAAATGGAATATCAAAGGAGAAAGGGACAAAAATATCACAG GGATCATCATGTGAAATGGTTGGCACCCTTCTCCTTATTCCGTCCAGAGGAACCTTGA
- the foxp3b gene encoding forkhead box P3b isoform X2 codes for MPQTESERLKSGRLNSGRQQQQRDRRGEHGEEPDTRTKPNDSFSPRLYARTSVTQMGFPLMIRPGRPLMASSQLQSILLQQCSSEEEGKPFLQRVSRCTQLSQHRPSVLRQGVLAAHVRPQAAGSAQPISLCKVEVDTGSRGQSSPPHSEHSPGPTRHPSPLRRASPKQSSIITRHHEPGHPTLRSSSALFLNGLCCWPGCDAVFEEFPRFLKHLHSDHGHGDRSIAQWRVQQDMVQYMETQLTVEKQRLFAMQLHLHLSEHKSTGMKAGSDWPYSHSLALVLPQNPSPARAADGVPRCATKEPEELAQQEYWPAAAPHHLLPDLVPSVECYKYNNIRPPYTYACLIRWSIMETPDKQRSLNDIYNWFTTMFFYFRHNTATWKNAVRHNLSLHKCFVRVEGGKGAVWTVDEMEYQRRKGQKYHRDHHVKWLAPFSLFRPEEP; via the exons ATGCCACAGACTGAGAGTGAGAGGTTGAAGAGTGGGCGGCTGAACAGTggtagacagcagcagcagcgagaTCGGCGGGGTGAACACGGAGAGGAGCCAGACACACGTACCAAGCCAAATGATTCTTTCTCACCTCGGCTCTATGCTCGTACCTCTGTTACTCAG ATGGGTTTCCCATTGATGATTAGACCTGGACGTCCACTTATGGCCTCATCTCAGCTCCAAAGCATACTGTTACAGCAG TGTTCcagtgaggaggaggggaaacCGTTCCTGCAGCGGGTGTCTCGGTGCACCCAGCTGAGCCAGCACAGACCCTCTGTCCTCCGCCAGGGTGTCCTAGCTGCCCACGTACGACCACAGG CGGCCGGTTCAGCTCAACCCATATCACTGTGCAAGGTGGAGGTGGACACAGGGAGCCGTGGACAGTCCTCACCCCCACACTCTGAGCACTCTCCTGGGCCCACTCGTCACCCCTCGCCCCTGAGGAGAGCCAGTCCTAAGCAGAGCTCCATCATCACCAGGCATCATGA GCCAGGTCACCCAACCCTACGGAGCTCCAGTGCTCTGTTTCTCAACGGACTCTGCTGCTGGCCAGGCTGCGATGCGGTATTTGAAGAATTTCCCCGTTTTTTGAA ACACCTCCACTCTGACCATGGCCATGGAGACAGAAGCATTGCACAGTGGAGGGTACAACAAGACATGGTGCAATACATGGAGACCCAG CTGACTGTGGAAAAACAGAGACTCTTTGCAATGCAACTCCATCTGCACCTGTCTGAACACAAGTCAACTGGCATG aAGGCAGGTTCAGATTGGCCCTACAGCCACAGCCTGGCACTAGTCCTGCCCCAGAACCCTTCCCCGGCCCGGGCAGCAGATGGAGTGCCACGCTGCGCCACTAAAGAGCCAGAGGAGCTGGCACAGCAGGAGTATTGGCCCGCTGCCGCTCCCCACCACCTACTCCCAG ATCTTGTCCCGAGTGTTGAGTGTTACAAATACAACAACATCCGGCCTCCGTACACCTACGCCTGCCTGATAAGATGG TCTATAATGGAGACTCCAGACAAGCAGCGCTCTCTGAATGACATCTACAACTGGTTCACCACCATGTTCTTCTACTTCCGACACAACACGGCCACATGGAAG AACGCTGTCCGTCATAATCTTAGCTTGCACAAGTGTTTTGTGCGAGTGGAGGGAGGCAAGGGGGCTGTCTGGACAGTGGATGAAATGGAATATCAAAGGAGAAAGGGACAAAAATATCACAG GGATCATCATGTGAAATGGTTGGCACCCTTCTCCTTATTCCGTCCAGAGGAACCTTGA